One stretch of Streptomyces sp. NBC_01142 DNA includes these proteins:
- a CDS encoding SDR family oxidoreductase, with protein MDLGLKDRVYVVTGASRGLGNASARALLADGAKVVISGRDEKTVTDAAAELGPNAVGIAADNADPAVAERLVAAARAHFGRFDGVLISVGGPPPGFIADNTDEQWVAAFESVFLGAVRLARTAAAALGEGGVIGFVLSGSVHEPIPGLTISNALRPGLAGFAKSLADELGPRGIRVVGLLPARIDTDRVRELDALSGDAEAARTANESRIPLRRYGAAEEFGRTAAFLLSPAASYLTGVMFPVDGGARHGF; from the coding sequence ATGGATCTTGGACTGAAGGACCGCGTCTATGTCGTCACGGGTGCCTCGCGGGGACTGGGCAACGCGTCCGCCCGCGCACTCCTCGCCGACGGCGCGAAGGTTGTCATCAGCGGCCGCGACGAGAAGACGGTCACGGACGCCGCCGCCGAACTGGGCCCGAACGCCGTGGGTATCGCCGCCGACAACGCCGACCCGGCGGTGGCGGAGCGCCTGGTCGCGGCCGCGCGGGCGCACTTCGGCCGCTTCGACGGCGTACTGATCAGCGTGGGCGGTCCGCCGCCGGGATTCATCGCGGACAATACGGACGAACAGTGGGTGGCGGCGTTCGAGTCGGTCTTCCTGGGTGCGGTACGGCTCGCCCGTACGGCTGCGGCCGCACTGGGCGAGGGCGGGGTCATCGGCTTCGTGCTGTCCGGCTCCGTCCATGAGCCGATCCCGGGCCTGACGATCTCCAACGCCCTGCGCCCGGGACTGGCCGGCTTCGCCAAGTCCCTCGCGGACGAACTCGGCCCGCGCGGGATCCGGGTCGTCGGCCTGCTCCCGGCCCGGATCGACACGGACCGGGTCCGCGAACTCGACGCCCTGTCGGGCGACGCGGAGGCGGCACGCACGGCGAACGAGTCCCGCATCCCGCTGCGGCGCTACGGCGCGGCGGAGGAGTTCGGCAGAACGGCGGCGTTCCTGCTGTCCCCGGCGGCGTCGTACCTGACGGGCGTGATGTTTCCGGTGGACGGCGGCGCGCGGCACGGCTTCTGA
- the amaP gene encoding alkaline shock response membrane anchor protein AmaP: MLRVVNRVLLGLAGLALLCAGAAVLVPGTGLSVPSWWPYYGPRDVLLSAADRDRWRDESWWWPTVIAVLAVAVLLALWWLFAQLRRSRLTEVLVDSGDGAGALLRGRALEDVMEGEAQALEGVARASVTLKGRRSTPEARVNLLLEPHVAPGEALTRLTDEAVGQARESAGLAALPAEVRLRAAKHGAQRVS, translated from the coding sequence ATGCTTCGGGTGGTCAATCGTGTACTGCTCGGCCTCGCCGGGCTGGCGCTGCTGTGTGCCGGCGCGGCGGTGCTCGTCCCGGGGACCGGACTGTCCGTGCCGTCCTGGTGGCCGTACTACGGGCCCCGCGATGTGCTGCTGAGTGCGGCGGACCGGGACCGCTGGCGGGACGAGAGCTGGTGGTGGCCGACGGTCATCGCCGTGCTGGCGGTGGCGGTACTGCTGGCCCTGTGGTGGCTGTTCGCCCAACTGCGCCGGTCCCGGCTGACCGAGGTCCTGGTCGACAGCGGCGACGGGGCGGGCGCGCTGTTGCGGGGGCGCGCACTGGAGGACGTCATGGAGGGCGAGGCGCAGGCCCTGGAGGGTGTGGCCCGCGCCTCCGTCACCCTCAAGGGCCGCCGCAGCACCCCGGAGGCAAGGGTGAACCTGCTGCTCGAACCGCATGTGGCGCCGGGTGAGGCGCTGACCCGCCTGACGGACGAGGCGGTGGGGCAGGCGCGGGAGTCGGCGGGGCTGGCGGCGCTTCCCGCGGAGGTGCGCCTGCGGGCGGCGAAGCACGGAGCGCAGCGGGTCAGCTGA
- a CDS encoding helix-turn-helix domain-containing protein — MAETLKKGSRVTGAARDKLAADLKKKYDSGASIRALAEETGRSYGFVHRMLSESGVTLRGRGGATRGKKAASA; from the coding sequence GTGGCCGAGACTCTGAAGAAGGGCAGCCGGGTAACCGGCGCCGCGCGCGACAAGCTCGCGGCAGACCTGAAGAAGAAGTACGACTCCGGTGCGAGCATCCGGGCGCTGGCCGAAGAAACCGGCCGCTCCTACGGATTCGTCCACCGGATGCTCAGCGAGTCCGGAGTCACGCTGCGGGGACGCGGCGGAGCGACACGAGGCAAGAAGGCCGCTTCGGCCTGA
- a CDS encoding DUF6286 domain-containing protein produces MSEPGPESVTPGTPGTPGRPAPAPVLDLDQSESAAAYEPGSVPKDGDGGRNGRFWSARRVPAALLALLVLGGAGLLLYDVAAVRADRPAMYWRRAAAEHLAQWRLDNVWVLVAAGAVMALGVCLIVLAVTPGLRALLPMRRHREDVRAGLDRDAAAYVLRDRAMEVSGVQSVRVRMGRTKVSVRAQSHFRELDDVRADLDTALGTGISELGLERPPALAVRVARPPAKKR; encoded by the coding sequence ATGAGCGAGCCGGGGCCCGAGTCCGTAACACCGGGAACACCGGGAACACCGGGAAGGCCCGCACCCGCACCCGTGCTCGACCTGGACCAGTCCGAGTCGGCCGCGGCATACGAACCGGGCTCTGTCCCGAAGGACGGCGACGGCGGCAGGAACGGGCGCTTCTGGTCCGCGCGCCGGGTCCCGGCCGCGCTGCTGGCCTTGCTGGTGCTCGGCGGTGCGGGCCTGCTCCTGTACGACGTGGCGGCGGTACGGGCCGACCGCCCGGCCATGTACTGGCGTCGCGCCGCCGCGGAACACCTCGCGCAGTGGCGGCTCGACAACGTGTGGGTGCTGGTGGCCGCGGGGGCCGTGATGGCCCTCGGCGTATGCCTGATCGTCCTTGCCGTCACCCCCGGGCTGCGGGCGCTGCTGCCGATGCGCCGCCACCGTGAGGATGTGCGCGCCGGTCTCGACCGGGACGCGGCGGCGTACGTGCTGCGTGACCGGGCGATGGAGGTGTCCGGTGTGCAGTCCGTACGCGTACGGATGGGACGCACGAAGGTCTCGGTGCGCGCCCAGTCCCACTTCCGTGAGCTCGACGACGTACGCGCCGATCTGGACACCGCACTGGGCACCGGGATCAGCGAACTCGGTCTCGAGAGGCCGCCGGCCCTCGCTGTGCGTGTCGCCCGGCCGCCGGCGAAGAAGAGGTGA
- a CDS encoding enoyl-CoA hydratase/isomerase family protein, giving the protein MTSLDSVLDKDGVRLTVEDAVATVTLTNPDKRNAQSPALWRALVQAGRSLPGSVRVVVLRGEGKSFSAGLDRQAFTPEGFDGEPSFLDLARGSDAELDAVIAEYQEAFTWWRRSDIVTIAAVQGHAIGAGFQLALACDLRVVAQDVQFAMRETSLGLVPDLTGTHPLVSLVGYARALEICATGRFVYAEEAERIGLANLAVPGDELDGSVRDLASALLAAPRDAVIETKALLQGATGRSYEDQRTAERAAQARRLRDLAGLAD; this is encoded by the coding sequence ATGACTTCGCTCGACTCTGTGCTCGACAAGGACGGCGTACGGCTCACCGTCGAGGACGCGGTTGCCACGGTGACCTTGACCAACCCGGACAAGCGCAACGCCCAATCTCCCGCTCTGTGGCGGGCGTTGGTGCAGGCGGGGCGGTCACTGCCGGGCAGCGTGCGGGTCGTGGTGCTGCGCGGTGAGGGCAAGTCCTTCTCCGCGGGGCTGGACCGGCAGGCGTTCACGCCCGAGGGCTTCGACGGCGAGCCGTCCTTCCTCGACCTCGCCCGCGGCTCCGACGCGGAGCTCGACGCGGTCATCGCCGAGTACCAGGAAGCGTTTACGTGGTGGCGCCGCAGTGACATCGTCACGATCGCGGCCGTCCAGGGCCATGCGATCGGAGCCGGCTTCCAGCTCGCCCTCGCTTGCGACCTCCGGGTCGTGGCGCAGGACGTGCAGTTCGCCATGCGCGAGACCAGCCTCGGGCTCGTCCCCGACCTCACGGGCACGCACCCGCTGGTCTCTCTCGTCGGTTACGCCCGCGCGCTGGAGATCTGCGCGACAGGCCGCTTCGTGTACGCGGAGGAGGCGGAGCGTATCGGCCTCGCCAATCTTGCGGTGCCCGGCGATGAACTCGACGGCTCGGTACGGGACCTGGCATCGGCGCTGCTGGCGGCGCCGCGGGACGCGGTGATCGAGACGAAGGCATTGCTGCAAGGTGCGACGGGCCGCTCGTACGAGGACCAGCGCACGGCGGAACGCGCGGCCCAGGCCCGCCGCCTGCGCGACCTGGCGGGTCTGGCGGACTGA
- a CDS encoding Asp23/Gls24 family envelope stress response protein translates to MSDTAQQNRPEPSGDASSGSGERLRKPSAARRGGGDPGSRGRTTIADGVVEKIAGLAAREVIGVHAMGSGFSRTLGAVRDRVPGSGGGRSNVTRGVKAEVGEVQTALDIEIVVDYGVSISDVARDVRENVVSAVERMTGLEVVEVNIAVSDVKLPDEEEEEPEPRLQ, encoded by the coding sequence ATGTCCGACACCGCTCAGCAGAACCGGCCCGAGCCCTCTGGCGATGCGTCGTCGGGCTCGGGCGAGCGTCTCAGGAAGCCCTCGGCCGCCAGGCGTGGCGGAGGCGACCCCGGCTCCCGTGGCCGGACCACCATCGCCGACGGCGTGGTGGAGAAGATCGCCGGCCTCGCGGCCCGTGAAGTCATCGGTGTCCATGCCATGGGCAGCGGCTTCTCCCGCACTCTCGGTGCCGTACGCGACCGCGTGCCCGGCAGCGGCGGCGGCAGGTCCAATGTCACCCGAGGGGTGAAGGCCGAGGTCGGCGAGGTGCAGACGGCCCTCGACATCGAGATCGTCGTCGACTACGGCGTCTCCATCTCCGACGTCGCCCGCGATGTCCGCGAGAACGTCGTGTCCGCCGTGGAACGGATGACAGGGCTCGAGGTCGTCGAGGTCAATATCGCGGTCAGCGATGTGAAGCTGCCCGATGAAGAGGAAGAAGAGCCGGAGCCGCGTCTCCAGTAG
- a CDS encoding ABC-F family ATP-binding cassette domain-containing protein yields the protein MITASGIELRAGARVLIESASFRIAKGDRIGLVGRNGAGKTTLTKCLAGEGIPAGGAITRSGEVGYLPQDPRTGDLDTLARDRILSARDLDSVLKKMRENEERMANGKGATREKAMKKYERLETEFLTKGGYAAEAEAATIAAALGLPDRVLGQPLHTLSGGQRRRVELARILFSDADTLLLDEPTNHLDADSIVWLRDYLRTYRGGFIVISHDVDLVETVVNKVFYLDANRSQIDVYNMGWKLYQQQREADEKRRKRERQNAEKKAAALNSQADKMRAKATKTVAAQNMAKRAERLLSGLDAVRVSDKVAKLRFPEPAPCGKTPLTAEGLSKSYGSLEIFTDVDLAIDKGSRVVILGLNGAGKTTLLRLLAGVETADTGEVTPGHGLKLGYYAQEHETLDPDRTVLENMRSSAPDLDLVEVRKTLGSFLFSGDDVDKPAGVLSGGEKTRLALATLVVSSANVLLLDEPTNNLDPASREEILGALRTYKGAVILVTHDEGAVEALEPERIILLPDGVEDLWGADYADLVSLA from the coding sequence GTGATCACCGCTTCCGGCATCGAGCTGCGCGCCGGCGCCCGTGTCCTCATCGAGTCCGCATCCTTCCGTATCGCCAAAGGCGACCGCATCGGCCTCGTCGGCCGCAACGGAGCGGGCAAGACCACCCTCACCAAGTGCCTCGCGGGTGAAGGCATTCCCGCCGGGGGCGCCATCACCCGGTCCGGCGAGGTCGGCTACCTCCCGCAGGACCCCCGCACCGGCGACCTCGACACTCTCGCCCGCGACCGCATCCTCTCGGCCCGTGACCTCGACTCCGTACTGAAGAAGATGCGCGAGAACGAGGAGCGGATGGCGAACGGCAAGGGCGCCACCCGCGAGAAGGCGATGAAGAAGTACGAGCGCCTGGAGACGGAGTTCCTCACCAAGGGCGGCTACGCCGCCGAGGCCGAGGCCGCCACCATCGCCGCCGCGCTCGGTCTGCCCGACCGGGTGCTCGGCCAGCCCCTCCATACGCTCTCCGGCGGTCAGCGCCGGCGCGTCGAGCTCGCGCGCATTCTCTTCTCGGACGCCGACACCCTTCTCCTCGACGAGCCGACCAACCACCTCGACGCCGACTCGATCGTCTGGCTGCGCGACTATCTGCGGACCTATCGCGGCGGCTTCATCGTCATCTCCCACGATGTCGACCTGGTCGAGACCGTCGTCAACAAGGTGTTCTACCTGGACGCGAACCGTTCGCAGATCGACGTCTACAACATGGGCTGGAAGCTCTACCAGCAGCAGCGCGAGGCGGACGAGAAGCGCCGCAAGCGCGAGCGCCAGAACGCCGAGAAGAAGGCCGCGGCCCTCAACTCTCAGGCCGACAAGATGCGCGCCAAGGCGACCAAGACCGTTGCCGCGCAGAACATGGCCAAGCGCGCCGAGCGGCTGCTGTCCGGCCTCGATGCGGTACGCGTCTCCGACAAGGTCGCCAAGCTCCGCTTCCCGGAGCCCGCGCCCTGCGGCAAGACCCCGCTGACCGCCGAGGGCCTGTCCAAGTCGTACGGTTCACTCGAGATCTTCACCGATGTGGACCTTGCCATCGACAAGGGCTCCCGCGTCGTCATCCTCGGCCTCAACGGCGCGGGCAAGACGACACTGCTGCGGCTGCTCGCGGGCGTCGAGACGGCGGACACCGGAGAGGTCACCCCGGGCCACGGCCTCAAGCTCGGCTACTACGCCCAGGAACACGAGACCCTCGACCCGGACCGCACGGTCCTGGAGAACATGCGCTCCTCCGCGCCCGACCTGGATCTCGTCGAGGTGCGCAAGACGCTCGGGTCCTTCCTCTTCTCCGGCGACGACGTCGACAAGCCGGCCGGTGTTCTGTCCGGCGGTGAGAAGACCCGTCTCGCACTGGCCACCCTGGTCGTCTCGTCGGCGAACGTCCTGCTTCTGGACGAGCCGACCAACAACCTCGACCCGGCCAGCCGCGAGGAGATCCTCGGCGCGCTGCGCACGTACAAGGGCGCCGTCATCCTCGTCACCCACGACGAGGGCGCGGTCGAGGCGCTCGAGCCGGAGCGGATCATTCTGCTGCCGGACGGCGTCGAGGACCTGTGGGGCGCGGACTACGCGGACCTGGTGTCGCTCGCCTGA
- a CDS encoding glycoside hydrolase family 15 protein produces MTQRIDDYALSGDLQTAGLVGMDGSVDWLCLPRFDSAACFAALLGDENNGHWRIAPKGAGPCTRRSYVGESLVLESVWETRTGTVKIIDFMPQRDTAPDVVRIVEGVSGTVEMSATLRLRFDYGSVVPWVRRSDGHRVAVAGPDSVWLRSEPEVKTWGQQLSTRSSFTVAEGEKVAFVLTWHPSHEPRPELIDPHEALEHSLEDWAEWSSRCRSKGPYRDAVVRSLITLKALTYGPTGGIVAAPTTSLPEEIRGVRNWDYRYCWLRDSTLTLGALLTAGYLDEAAAWRDWLLRAVAGDPADLQIMYGLAGERRLPEMELPWLAGHAGSAPVRIGNEAVSQLQLDVYGEVIDSMFLAREAGLSTEKHAWNLQLTLLGFLESKWREPDEGLWEVRGPRRHFVHSKVMAWVAADRAVRTLEDNPELRGDARRWRTMRDEVHREVCEKGYDPERNTFTQSYGSVELDASALLIPRVGFLPPDDPRVIGTVEAVQEELGADGGLVRRYSTAGRAVDGLPGDEGAFLACSFWLVDALRMTGRVKEARHLFERLLALRNDVGLLAEEYGPAAGRQLGNFPQAFSHIALVNTALALSPDETAG; encoded by the coding sequence GTGACGCAACGTATCGACGACTACGCACTCAGTGGCGATCTGCAGACCGCCGGACTCGTCGGCATGGACGGCTCCGTGGACTGGCTGTGCCTCCCCCGCTTCGACTCCGCGGCCTGCTTCGCCGCGCTGCTCGGCGACGAGAACAACGGCCACTGGCGGATCGCTCCGAAGGGCGCGGGCCCATGCACCCGCCGCAGCTATGTCGGTGAATCGCTGGTGCTCGAGTCGGTGTGGGAGACCCGGACCGGCACCGTCAAGATCATCGACTTCATGCCGCAGCGCGACACGGCTCCCGATGTCGTACGGATCGTGGAGGGCGTCAGCGGCACGGTCGAGATGAGCGCCACCCTGCGGCTCCGCTTCGACTACGGCTCCGTCGTGCCGTGGGTGCGGCGCTCGGACGGCCACCGGGTGGCGGTGGCGGGCCCCGACTCCGTATGGCTGCGCAGCGAGCCGGAGGTCAAGACCTGGGGTCAACAGCTGAGCACCCGCTCGTCGTTCACCGTCGCCGAGGGCGAGAAGGTGGCGTTCGTCCTCACCTGGCATCCCTCGCACGAACCACGGCCGGAGCTGATCGACCCGCACGAGGCGCTGGAGCACAGCCTGGAGGACTGGGCCGAGTGGTCATCGCGCTGCCGGAGCAAGGGCCCGTACCGCGACGCCGTCGTCCGCTCGCTCATCACCCTCAAGGCGCTCACCTACGGCCCGACCGGCGGGATCGTCGCCGCGCCCACCACCTCCCTGCCGGAAGAGATACGCGGCGTACGCAATTGGGACTACCGCTACTGCTGGCTGCGCGACTCCACTCTCACGCTGGGCGCGCTGCTGACAGCCGGCTATCTCGACGAGGCGGCGGCCTGGCGCGACTGGCTGCTGCGCGCGGTGGCCGGCGACCCGGCCGATCTGCAGATCATGTACGGCCTGGCGGGCGAGCGCCGGCTGCCCGAGATGGAGCTCCCGTGGCTGGCCGGTCACGCGGGCTCCGCGCCGGTGCGCATCGGCAACGAAGCCGTGAGCCAGTTGCAGCTCGATGTGTACGGAGAGGTCATCGACTCGATGTTCCTGGCCCGGGAGGCGGGCCTGTCCACGGAGAAACACGCCTGGAATCTGCAGCTCACCCTGCTCGGCTTCCTGGAGTCCAAGTGGCGCGAGCCGGACGAGGGGCTGTGGGAAGTGCGGGGCCCGCGCCGCCACTTCGTGCACTCCAAGGTGATGGCGTGGGTCGCGGCCGACCGTGCCGTACGCACCCTGGAGGACAATCCTGAGCTGCGCGGGGACGCGCGGCGGTGGCGGACGATGCGGGACGAAGTACACCGGGAGGTGTGCGAGAAGGGCTACGACCCGGAGCGGAACACCTTCACGCAGTCGTACGGCTCCGTCGAACTCGACGCCTCGGCGCTGCTGATTCCGCGGGTCGGATTCCTGCCGCCCGACGACCCGCGGGTGATCGGGACGGTGGAGGCGGTACAGGAGGAGCTGGGCGCCGACGGCGGCCTGGTGCGCCGCTACAGCACGGCCGGCCGGGCGGTCGACGGGCTGCCGGGAGATGAAGGAGCCTTTCTGGCCTGTTCGTTCTGGCTGGTGGACGCGCTGCGGATGACGGGCCGGGTGAAGGAGGCCCGTCATCTCTTCGAGCGGCTCCTCGCCCTGCGCAACGACGTCGGGCTGCTCGCCGAGGAGTACGGCCCGGCGGCCGGGCGCCAGCTCGGCAACTTCCCGCAGGCCTTCAGCCATATCGCGCTGGTGAACACAGCCCTCGCACTGAGCCCGGACGAGACGGCAGGATAG